In one Pseudarthrobacter sp. NBSH8 genomic region, the following are encoded:
- the thiE gene encoding thiamine phosphate synthase, whose amino-acid sequence MNAQSFAAAGTPSASSSTPESLIATDPTGGTGPGLPHSARLYLCTDSRRDRGDFGEFVDAAFAGGVDIIQLRDKAIEAAEELELLAVLQAAAERHGKLWAVNDRADVAMLSGAPVFHIGQKDLPVASARALLGAPTAIGLSTHTAEQIEGAIRLSGGLTSERGLDYFCVGPVWATPTKPGRAAVGLELVRYAAEAVRAAGGAQATLPWFAIGGIDLGNVEQVVEAGAGRIVVVRAITEAPDPAAAAAALVAALNAGAS is encoded by the coding sequence ATGAACGCGCAATCCTTCGCCGCTGCAGGCACGCCCTCCGCCAGCTCTTCCACCCCCGAATCCTTGATCGCAACAGACCCCACCGGCGGCACAGGCCCGGGCCTCCCGCACAGCGCCCGGCTGTACCTATGCACAGACTCACGCCGTGACCGGGGCGACTTTGGCGAGTTTGTGGACGCGGCTTTTGCCGGCGGCGTCGACATCATCCAGCTCCGCGACAAGGCGATCGAGGCGGCGGAGGAGCTGGAGCTGCTGGCCGTGCTTCAGGCCGCGGCCGAACGCCACGGAAAGCTATGGGCCGTCAATGACCGCGCCGATGTCGCTATGCTGTCCGGCGCCCCCGTCTTCCACATCGGGCAAAAAGACCTGCCGGTCGCTTCCGCCCGCGCCCTGCTTGGGGCACCCACAGCGATCGGGCTGTCCACGCACACCGCCGAACAGATCGAAGGCGCCATCCGGCTGTCCGGCGGGCTGACGTCCGAACGCGGCCTGGACTACTTCTGCGTCGGACCGGTCTGGGCCACTCCCACCAAGCCCGGCCGGGCCGCCGTCGGCCTTGAGCTGGTGCGGTACGCTGCCGAAGCAGTCCGCGCTGCCGGTGGCGCCCAGGCCACGCTGCCCTGGTTTGCCATCGGAGGCATCGATCTTGGCAACGTGGAGCAGGTGGTGGAGGCCGGTGCCGGCAGGATTGTGGTGGTGCGCGCCATCACCGAGGCCCCCGATCCCGCAGCGGCTGCCGCAGCACTCGTGGCGGCCCTGAACGCAGGCGCATCCTGA